One segment of Marvinbryantia formatexigens DSM 14469 DNA contains the following:
- the purE gene encoding 5-(carboxyamino)imidazole ribonucleotide mutase produces MAKVGIVMGSDSDMPVMAKAADILDRLGVEYEMSIISAHREPDTFFEYAKSAEAKGWKVIIAGAGMAAHLPGMCAAIFPMPVIGIPMHTSSLGGRDSLYSIVQMPSGIPVATVAINGGANAGLLAAKILATSDDALLERLKAYSKELKEQVEAKDARLKEVGYKAY; encoded by the coding sequence ATGGCAAAAGTTGGAATTGTAATGGGCAGCGACTCTGATATGCCGGTTATGGCAAAGGCGGCGGACATTCTGGACAGGCTTGGCGTGGAATACGAAATGTCCATCATTTCCGCACACCGCGAGCCGGATACCTTTTTTGAATATGCAAAATCAGCCGAGGCAAAGGGTTGGAAGGTCATCATTGCGGGAGCGGGCATGGCGGCGCATCTGCCGGGCATGTGCGCGGCGATTTTCCCAATGCCGGTCATCGGTATCCCGATGCATACCAGTTCTCTGGGCGGCAGGGATTCCCTGTACTCCATCGTGCAGATGCCGTCCGGTATTCCGGTGGCGACTGTGGCGATCAACGGCGGTGCAAATGCCGGACTGCTTGCGGCGAAAATTCTTGCCACCTCTGACGACGCTCTTCTGGAGCGCCTGAAGGCTTACTCAAAGGAGCTGAAGGAGCAGGTGGAGGCAAAGGATGCGAGACTGAAGGAAGTTGGCTATAAAGCATACTGA